The genomic interval ttattcagtttcaaccatttttctatttttagtaacagtgaccttgaccttgaccctaggtatcccaaacgcaatcccatgaaaggtatccataaactctttctatagaccatgttaggtcaagatatgtcaaccctaactaaagttattcagtttcaaccattcttctatttttagtaacagtgaccttgatcctagggacccaaaacacaatcccatgacaggtctccataaactcatcatttataccaagtttggtcaagatatgttgaccctaactaaagttattcagtttcaaccatttttctatttttagtaaaagtgaccttgaccttgacgcTAGGGACCCCAAGcgcaattccatgaaaggtatccttaaactcttcctatagaccaagtttggtcaagatatgtcaagccttactaaagttattcagatTCAACCGTTTTCTactttttagtaacagtaaccttgaccctagggatcccaaacgcaatcccattaaaggtatccataaactcttcctacagaccaagttgggtcaagatatgtcaaccctaactaaagttatttagtttcaaccgtttttctttttttaataacagtgaccttgaccctagggaccccaaacacaatcccatgaaaggtatccatacaCTGTTCCTagagaccaagtttggtcaagatatgtcaaccctaactaaagttattcagtttcaactgtttatctatttttagtaatagtgaccttgaccctagggatcccaaacgcaatcccattaaaggtatccataaactctttctacaGACCAtgttggtcaagatatgtcaaccctaactaaagttattcattttcaaccgtttttctatttttagtaacagcgaccttgaccctagggaccccaaacgcaatcccataaaaggtatccataaactctttctatagaccatgttggtcaagatatgtcaaccctaactaaagttattcagtttcaaccgtttttctatttttagtaacagcgaccttgaccctagggaccccaaatgcaatcccataaaaggtatccataaactctttctatagaccatgttggtcaagatatgtcaactctaactaaagttattcattctcaaccgtttttctatttttagtaacagtgaccttgaccctagggaccccaaatgcaatcccatgaaaggtatccataaactcttcctatagaccatgTTTGGGCAAGATATCttaacccttacttaagttactcagtttcataggtgagttttgCGCTGCCCGGCCGCCCGCTCGAACAACGACGTcccgtcattctaataaccaggtttcactttgtaaatattgaaatacactttattaaaattttgacTTATAAAGAACATTCATACTGAGACTGTTATTAAACAtgaaagtaaaacatttcaaaataactaaACTTTTCTTCGATCATTTAGGGTCTTCAGTcagtttttcataaaatgtttaaagctgcgctctcacagactGATCGtttcaacaacacttttttgccttggaatgagcaattttttgcagGTTTGTGtggaaataagaaatataagactactgaaagataaaagataaaatcactgtttttaatattaaagataCAAAATTGATGTCAGTGTTCCAAACAATTAAGATAGTTTTACTGTGAGCTACCGGTATCTTacatgactgaattgaaggcattggtgCCAAAATAGCTGATTctgagatatttaaaaaaatcaaaactgtcAATGAAAGTGCACCATGAAACACACCAATTGATGCAAATTTACAATATCAATAGATATTAACATCTTTACACCGTGTCATAAATCCTGTATTGTCTGTGGGATACAGATACATCCTCAATGTTTACATGTAATCAGGGCGCTTTTCCCATTCGAACAACTCTACACTTTCATCCCCAAGTCTTATAAGAAACTGACGCCACATAGACCAGTTTGACTCTACAAGCATTGCAAACAGGTCACTTGGTTCTTGCTGGAGTAAAGAATTTACTAACATGAAACCAGTATTTTGGTCTGTGATAAGAGGATATGGGTCAAGATTTTGCCTGGCTTTAACCAGAGCATCTATGTAGTCCTTCTCAGAAGATTTACTGAACACATTGTATATTGGTGTCATAAATCGTGAAAATGACAACATGCTGTAGCTTGCCAAAAGTCTCGCAAGACGACCATTGCCATCTGCAAAAGGATGAAGCTGTAGGAATGTAAACAGAAAACTACTTGCAcatttgaataacattttaagaCGTTCTTCTTCAGAAATATTTGCCTTTTGTATTTCATCACGCATGGAGTTGTATCTATCAACTAAGTATTGTACAGTTTTTTCTGCAATGGATTCAGTTTGAAATTGTGGATATTCATGACCTTCACCATGATGTCTGGTTATGCGTCTCTGAGTGCTATAGTGTCCAGGTAATGTTGTGTGTTCGCCCATTACCCCATCCATCAAAAGTCTATGTAATCCTTCTAACATTTCCCTTTGAAACAAACCGATATCAGATTCAAATTCCTGTTTAGTTGTTTGGTGTTtggtttcatttatttcagaaGCTATCTCTCCAAAAGCCTTACACAAGTTTTCTGTTTCAGCTACTCTTTTTTTCAAACCTTCCTCTTCAGCATTAGATGTATGATCATCCTCTAAGCTTTGAAAAGGCCCTAAAATAGGTGGCGAGTATTCTTCTGTTTCAATATTCATTTCCATGCTTTCAGTGTCAGAATTCATTTCCATGCTTTCAGTGTCAGAGTTATCAAAAAACAAATCATCATAATCGCAGAATGGTATTTCAAATTCACAAATTGTTTTATAGAGGGGTTTTAAAATCTCGAGTGTTTTTCCTTCATCTTTCACACCAATATCTTCCTCCTGCTGCACGTTTACTAAATACTTAAGCAGCAAATCCCTATTAGCGGTCTTGATCTTACTACGAAGATCCACTAACTTCTGACGGATGCCCTTAGCATGAtcttttaatatgttaaacCGTTCTAAATAGCTTAGAATGTCTGTTAGCATTTCAGAAACTGTAGGACAAGCATTATTCTGCCTCCATTTAGGTCGCTCTGGGTATCCATACTTCAAAATTTTCAGCTTGCCTTCCATATTAAATTCCTATAAAAGAAATGTAGTTGGAAAGATTTTGAAACAAGCTTTTTATAAGTCATTAACATACCAGTTCAATATCATCACAGATGCTCCACCAAGGCCAGacaaaaaatacctgtgtttcagGTAACCCAGATCGACCCTATTATTTTCATGCCTATTTGCTggccttaaaaaaaatatgaaaaaatgaataaaatttgtaaaattgtgCTGATtgttagtttatatatatataaactaacaatcaggacaaattttatttatttttacatttttttcagcagGTAATCGGAAACACAGGTATCTTTTTGTTTGGCCTAATGAAATGATTGTTATTTTCAGTTACATGCTTACAATTTCAATGTGTTCATTCACGATATAATTACACTATGGCAATGTTTGAACAACTTTTGTTTATGAAGTTCTTCAATGGCTCgattacaaacaaatttattgaaagtttgtttttatttatgaataggGCTGCAGACAATCAAAATGTAAGTCtctattattcataaaattttaGAAGTTTGTATTAATGTCTTAAAGGTTGATTGTGGCAAAAGCTGCCAGCTTTCAGAATCATGCTTGTgtccgtttcctgggtagaaaccagtactgtcaATGCCGTGAGAAATTATCACGGGCGGaaatcaaacccacaacctcttgggtgagaggcagccacctataccactagaccactttcacccttcATATACCGCACATTTTATGGTTTCTTTGATAaatttttcatgaaacatgATGCCAAGGATACAAATGTATTGGCGATTTAATGCCATTTCTTTACGATATTTCTACAGATATCAAAATCAAACGGTATCAGCCTATATGCAGATTTATGTGGAAAGAACTACATACAAACTTGATATCACATTGCAATTTGAGGTAAGCCAAATACACTTACCTGAATAGTCAACTGAGGAAGAGAACTCAAGAGACTGCATAACAGAAACTTCTGATGAAGAAAAGTTTGAAAGCAGAGGTTGACAGGACACCTACAAGAAATTCAAAAATGGAGAAATTGATGCTtcatgtcattttcaaaaaataaatgttaatcacatttaatgcataaacaaatgttgaaaacacCGAGAAGCATGTGATTAATTCTAGTATTACAGTACAGTGTAATTTTTTCAATCacctttcttttctttttattaatttctcAGTAAGAAGCCTTATATAGTATTTGCTGTCAAAACTTGAGAAATCTGTCAGAGACATGTGGcaatataatgcaccagtcaattgtaactcccccccccccggtctAGGGGCATACCGTGgttagccggggaaatgggtcatgtttttacctttcaggtggccccgcagtgccaggtaattgcggtggttttgtcttcgctttaaatttagaggggaatgggccttaccttgGGTCCCTGGAGTGCGGGGGCAATAGGCATGGATTTTTCCATCTATTCGtccggggattttagccggggttggctggaccgaaagtcaaagtccccactattccccggacctggggcggccgtgtttacaattgactggtgcataattcaTTTTATGGTTTTTATTCAGTAGGAAATTTATGATCAatgcttttttgttgtttaccTTTCTTTCAAAGCTGGATAGAATATGTGTAGCGGTAGTGGTAGGTTGATTGTCAAGGATAAGCTACTTTAGACAGATCTGAAAGATAAAACAATGTGAATATGTAAGATATatgtgaaacaaataaaaaagttcttttcaataaaatttatgtcaaaaaaatattcaaaaatctaaatgtaaaaaatattattatatatataatatatatatgtgctaTTTTgacctgattttgtattttcccaGATGTCAAAAAAACACTGTTTCAGAAGCACGttgaaactgaaaaaatataccaatatttgaacctttttatttcacattcatTATAGCTCTATACCAGTAACCACCAGGTGTTGAAAGCATCCTTTCTTTTAGTCTTTCATGAACAATCAAAATCTTTTAAAAGAAGCAAAGTCACAAAACGTCATCTTTCtaaatttaagcaaaatatcTGTAAAAACGTAAACATTTCAGTTCTTAGAAtaggttctaaaaatagaaaagacTTTTCTATCAACTGAGGCATTCTGTAGGATATAAGAGAGGTTACACACAATCTCTAAGGCAAGTTAGTCAGCATTGTGACATCTCACTTGTCTTTATAGCGCATGGGTAAAAGATTGTCTTTTCTCCTTCACACTACTTCCagtttctttttgtattttactgCCAAGGGCACACCTACTCTGTTGACCCGAAGAGTCCCACATGCATACCTTTCACTACTCTCCAACTCATCAAAGAGTTCAGGTGAGCTATAATAGTTATCCATGTAAACTTTATGACCCTTGTGCAAGAGGTCACACCTTGGCCTCAAGTTCATTACCATACAAGTTGTCTTGTTTAGGAGCTGAATATCACCATTCAAGTCTTCATAGAAGGCTGGGGCATGAAGATTTTCTTGCAGTAGGCAAACGGCATAAATGTCGTAGCCTAAGCAGTACCCGCTTCCTTCTTCATACACGGTGTACAGTTCCACTCCAACCATGTATGGCATGTTCTTGTTGTATACCTTGACCCTTCCATGGACAAGTGACCTCATCAAAGCTCAGGTTCTCCCCTAGGGTGTATACTTCTGAGAAACGCTGCATGGTCTAAATGACCATGGGTTGGGTCCACCTCAGCTTATCAGTTTGGTCTTTACGATTTGATACATGGAAGTTGGACAGGATATTCAGGAACCTGCAAATAGATAAcattatgcatttaaaacaaactaccGGTAGTATAAATATCTGCCTCTATATATTGTACATACATTCTTTCAGATAGGCATCCATTCCTGTGGGCCGTACCTAgctgtgtatttattttttacactcAGATACTATGCAACTAGACAGAAAAagtgtttgaaatgtttgtttatcaattactttctattttatcaattacactctattttatagaaaaataatcaatcaattaattataaatgtcgAAAGTAACCACATACTTGACAAGTTGTCAGTTTATCATTTTTGACAAGTGTCACCTTTTTTagtgtaaacaaataatgtctGACATATGCCAAATATAACACACCTGTCCCTTGACATACATCTGGAGAAGAATAGGACCTCATTGACACAGTCTGTTGTTCAGTAGTCCTCAAAGTCAGACTTATAAACAAGTCTCATAGCAATGACCAGAGCGATGAAGACCTTCATCTCTGCCAAGGCAACTTCCTTCCATTTACGCATCCGACCGTGCGTACGAAGTAACTGATTTTCTAAGTGATTCCTGGCATAAAGATTTGTCTCATCACACATAACTTGAAAGACATCCTGGTTGAT from Mya arenaria isolate MELC-2E11 chromosome 7, ASM2691426v1 carries:
- the LOC128240700 gene encoding uncharacterized protein LOC128240700, which encodes MEGKLKILKYGYPERPKWRQNNACPTVSEMLTDILSYLERFNILKDHAKGIRQKLVDLRSKIKTANRDLLLKYLVNVQQEEDIGVKDEGKTLEILKPLYKTICEFEIPFCDYDDLFFDNSDTESMEMNSDTESMEMNIETEEYSPPILGPFQSLEDDHTSNAEEEGLKKRVAETENLCKAFGEIASEINETKHQTTKQEFESDIGLFQREMLEGLHRLLMDGVMGEHTTLPGHYSTQRRITRHHGEGHEYPQFQTESIAEKTVQYLVDRYNSMRDEIQKANISEEERLKMLFKCASSFLFTFLQLHPFADGNGRLARLLASYSMLSFSRFMTPIYNVFSKSSEKDYIDALVKARQNLDPYPLITDQNTGFMLVNSLLQQEPSDLFAMLVESNWSMWRQFLIRLGDESVELFEWEKRPDYM